The following proteins come from a genomic window of Paraburkholderia youngii:
- a CDS encoding DUF4400 domain-containing protein — MASRFGSHLKVWFLLVPVLSIAVMPAIPDRKLFEVPDAETESLVASVGQERADSAVRSANELFKRSFVDNGLLHRTLAASGNLNGFNDGGISSFSATWTENFWLLAYRAMFRAMVMKMWIVGTLCFALGMFIDGTARRKIKAAAAGYVSPLSFHLAGHGLMIVTGTLFGVLVAPVPVLAAYWLVVAVLLGALLWKAAESFQSAR, encoded by the coding sequence ATGGCTAGCCGGTTTGGTTCGCATCTGAAGGTCTGGTTCCTCCTCGTTCCCGTCCTGTCGATTGCAGTCATGCCTGCGATTCCCGACCGCAAGCTTTTCGAGGTGCCAGACGCCGAAACCGAATCACTCGTTGCGTCGGTCGGGCAGGAAAGGGCGGACTCGGCCGTCCGCTCGGCGAACGAGCTGTTCAAGCGCTCATTTGTGGATAACGGACTTCTGCACCGGACGCTGGCAGCGTCGGGCAACCTCAACGGGTTCAATGACGGCGGCATATCGAGCTTCTCGGCTACGTGGACGGAAAATTTCTGGCTGCTCGCTTACCGGGCAATGTTCCGCGCGATGGTCATGAAAATGTGGATCGTGGGCACGCTGTGCTTCGCGCTCGGCATGTTTATCGACGGCACGGCGCGCAGAAAGATCAAGGCGGCCGCGGCCGGCTATGTCAGCCCGCTCTCCTTTCATCTCGCGGGCCACGGCCTGATGATCGTCACGGGCACGCTGTTTGGCGTGCTCGTCGCACCGGTGCCGGTGCTTGCTGCTTACTGGCTGGTTGTCGCCGTACTTCTTGGCGCGCTGCTATGGAAGGCCGCTGAGTCGTTCCAGTCGGCTCGGTAA
- a CDS encoding ATPase has product MSTTTVADTELESPVTAAVKASAASAAAAAADLNTLDQTSHAAGDAGGHDGTEEGAREIESELTQMEADADRLQSEGVITPDDANMKRAEVEKTRKLFRDLPASERIAIIKRRRELGRQLMERQLSGAAVVPANVRLNHTRLKPLFEQWWPYLNRMSVNMQRFGDSTFGEGDKTAVNSFFEKQIKSIEEYVDEALRVATGFREKKEAELREAGEFVFEPSIPMPALDLTVEVYSRFSMRVLAAIMKFDKVMDQFDFMVWNGIRDQSDVDDETVHFLKKVNPLGVRGYMTHLRLMTTVRGL; this is encoded by the coding sequence ATGAGTACCACCACTGTGGCAGATACCGAACTGGAAAGCCCCGTGACGGCAGCCGTGAAGGCGTCCGCTGCATCTGCCGCTGCTGCTGCGGCCGATTTGAATACGCTGGACCAGACATCACACGCGGCTGGCGATGCCGGCGGTCACGACGGCACCGAAGAGGGCGCGCGTGAGATCGAGAGCGAGCTGACGCAGATGGAGGCCGACGCGGACCGCCTGCAGAGCGAAGGTGTCATCACACCCGATGACGCGAACATGAAGCGCGCCGAGGTTGAAAAGACCCGCAAGCTGTTCCGGGATCTTCCGGCCAGCGAGCGTATCGCCATCATCAAGCGCCGCCGTGAGCTTGGCCGACAGTTGATGGAGCGGCAGCTTTCCGGCGCGGCAGTCGTGCCCGCTAACGTCCGCCTGAACCACACGCGGCTGAAGCCTTTGTTCGAGCAATGGTGGCCGTACCTGAACCGCATGAGCGTGAACATGCAACGCTTCGGCGACTCGACATTCGGCGAGGGCGACAAGACCGCAGTGAACAGCTTTTTCGAGAAGCAGATCAAGTCGATCGAAGAATATGTGGATGAGGCGCTGCGCGTCGCAACGGGCTTCCGCGAGAAGAAGGAGGCGGAACTGCGCGAAGCGGGCGAGTTCGTGTTCGAGCCGTCGATCCCGATGCCCGCGCTGGACCTGACCGTCGAGGTGTATTCGCGGTTTTCGATGCGCGTGCTCGCGGCGATCATGAAATTCGACAAGGTGATGGATCAGTTTGACTTCATGGTCTGGAACGGCATTCGTGACCAGTCGGACGTCGATGACGAAACGGTGCACTTCCTGAAGAAGGTGAATCCGCTCGGCGTTCGTGGTTACATGACACACCTGCGCCTCATGACCACCGTCCGCGGCCTGTAA